The stretch of DNA AGTTGTCAGATCAGTCAATTAATCACCAGATATTCTGATTATGGATTCACCTGTTAATTGTTTTTAAGGTCGAAATTCtgtgattccagcttcttaaatgtgatattATCTGGTTTCTTCAGTCCTCTGTGACAGTAGGTGATAAATAATATTTTGGGGCTGTggacaaaaaacagaatataaacaCACGATCACTAAAAATTCAGACACATGAGAGGCAAAATGCAGAAACTGCCATGGAGCTCATATGGTCATAGAAATGTTAAAAGAAAGACTgaagaatatttttatttggCAAAGACAACATGTTGCCCatcaaaacacttttaaaagaTCGGCAATGACTGTTTGATAAGTTGTCGACTGTTTCACTACTCATAAACtatttttgataatcaattattGGCTTGTGTCCTTTATTAAGGGGAAAAAAGACTAAAtattctgattccagcttcttacatGTGAATATTCTCTagtttctttcttcctctgtgaaAGTAAACAGAATGTCATGTTGGGCTTTGAGATAAACTGagcaacatttttcactattattctgatttaatgttgttttgtttttgttttttaattggaaacctttttatttaagtttttcatgaatttttttctaaaaatttaaaaaatattatttcctgtacaaatataaagaaaaaaatatgtatccatagaaaaaagttcaaataaaacctatttaaaaaacaaaacaaaatgacaaatagtCAAGAAAACTGATAATTTTGGTGTTTGGTGGGAAAACAAGAGTACAAACATTAAATTATTGTAAACTCAGACCCAATACAGACGTCATGGAAATGTATGAAGACAAGATTGataaattgaaaaagaaaaaactcattGATTAATCAACAAAACAATTGTCAAGTAGAatagacaatgaaaataaagttgCAGCcatcatattttgttttctcctttttttatttagtttgttcctGCAGTTTAAAACTATTTTAAGCAGCTGTACGTTTTGTGtcactgtaaaatgttttcatgcGTCCACATGGCTTCACTCTCCTCAGGTGTTGTGAAAGCTGCTTAGAAAGCATCGATAGTCTCACTGGAAGAAGTTAAACCACTGCAAAGCTACACGAAGGAGAAAAGTTTCTCATAGTACTCTGAAAGATTACGACATATAGTTAACATTTGTCATGTGTTTTTCAGTCGTAAAGAGGTTTTATAGTTTTTATACAACATGTGAAACCTCGTGGGTGAGAGGAGAGGTTATATTCTTTGTTTCACTGCTTCATAAAAAACTCACTAAACCAGAGAAATCACCTGCATGTTAATTTCCACATGAGGCAGCACATTTGGGTTGAGTTGCATCAGAATGATGGTTTATTATTTTAGTAGCATGTGGAGTTCATTCTGCAGAGAAATCTGCAACAGGAGATTAAAATCAGTCAGTCTGAGAGGTTTCTGTCTTACGAGGGCTGATATTTGACTCTGACACACTTGGCTGCTCTGCGTTGATATCAAGTTAAGTTTATTTATACTGTTCAGACCTTCATCAGTGAACTACACTGTTCACTGCTGAGTGTTAAGTAGTAAATTAAACTGAAAGGAGCTCTTTCCAGTGCCAAGCAAATCAAGCTGAGCGAATACTGGTGCACAGGTACCATCACTGCCTGTCTACCTGTGGAGGAGAGTGGATCATGATTGGAGGCTGTGCTGCAGGAATAAagtgcacttcctgtttgtgttaaAAACACAGGGAGCTGAAGCTGACCagactacatttcccacaattccATTGTTTAAAGAGTTTATGAGTAGGAAGGATTTAATGTGCACCTTGCCTGTTATAGTGATGTTATAACGACACAGGCAGTTGTATCACACAAACATGCCCAgtaaattataaataagacttttaTGTAAGGAATAAAATACATAAGATCGTTCATTAGAAATCAAGCACCAGTCGTATATGGTATTTATtcataacatttatttaacaacTGAGATGAAACTGtgtaccaaacacacacacacagtgacatgaTGATATATTGATGATGGATGATATATTGAGTTATTGACACTTTATTTCCCAGCCTTCTGTGCAGTCGAGTTTTATTGGAAAATTTGCAATTTTACACCCCAAGGCTGCTCAGCTATTCAAAATATTACAGACAggcaaaaatgcaaatgcaaaaataaccaTTGCCACTAAAAGCGAGACGAGGGTTGAAACAGCATGACGTTTTCACATCATGAAAACTATCTCAGAAATGTAAAGGTTTCTTGGTATCATAGTTTACAGCGttacacaattattattattattattattattaacttcAGCCCTTATCAACCATCAACGTGTCACCGCACGGAAGGAAGCTGTTTGGGTCAAAATTAATGTGGAGAACATCAAAACTAATAAACTATTTTTCCTTTAGAGCAGAACACTTAAAACTAAACTCTGTTCCTGATGGAGAACCAGCACATTGTGTTCTGTTCCCCTCTGAGACTCCGTGAGCATCACAGATGTGAGGTGTTTCTCATCATGTGTGCAGTTCTGAGCAAACTTCTTTAAAGAAAAGACGCTCGAGTCTCTTCATCTGATGCCAAACCTATTAATTGCAGCAGTTGCCAGATTATGCTGTCAGATTATGCCAAACTGCCTCAGAGGCTTTTTAGTAAGTGGACGGGCACGTCACTAATCAAGTGTAAAGAAATATGGAGGAGTGAAAGAAGATTAAACGTCGCccgtttgtttttcttttctaattgCCTTCAAGAATTTAAGAAGTGGCCTCGTTTATCAGAGCTCCTCTTTTCTTTGTCCTCATTTGCAATTCATCGGGCGACTTTCCAGGCAAGTGTTAATATTCCCACAGTGTGCCGGTGACTGCCAGGAGACGTTCGTATGCACAGGATGCCGTCACGCTGATGTTTCCATGTAAATACGGAGAATGAGGTCATTGTGTTGAGACCACACAGTCTGACGGCACGCTGAGAGGATGCTGCTGATGGAACTAATGTAGTGTGTCAGAgatggacgtgtgtgtgtgtgtgtgtgtgtgtgtgtgtgtttcattcacaCTCTCACCATGGCTGTTGTCAGGAGAAgggaacatttattttttggcaGACATCTCTGACTTTTTATCCTTCCATTTAGATTTTAAGCTTTTAAAGGGCCAATAACGCTGCCAAAGCGACTCCTCTGCTCGCCAGTTAGATAACTTTATGCCACAACACTTCATCCTTCAAAGCCTTGTGCTCTAAACGTCATGACCACGATGACTAAACATCTCTTTTTAGGCAAACTGTGGGCTTTGTGGATGCACATACCTGAATATTAAGGACATAAATAGATGCTGAGAGATAAAAAACACCAACCTTTTAAAAGTTATTGTCCATATTATTGCAAAACTATATTCCTGTGTCATCTCACTTTATTGCATATAAAGTTTTTAAGGAGTGAAATAGAGTTACAACTAAGAAATACTTTCATTGTCGATTAATCTTTGGATTGTTTTTCTCAATTTATCGAATCGTTGTTCAGTCTAGGGATTGACGAATGATTGTTTTTAAGGTCCAATACCGATCAATGTCACAATTATCCTTTCAAACactaataacatttttattgcacaACTGAGAAGACACACATCTCTTAAATAATATATTCTATAAATCATTGCAGCTAAAATTCTATAATTTCTTTATGCGAGTAGTTTTATTGAGTTTGTACAAACGTGTGGTCTGAATTTCGTGTGAATCGCTGCATTGGAAATTTCTTTTATAAAAAGAGTCGACACTCTAATTTTCCCCCCACTCGTCACGGTGATGTTGTTCAGTGTGTGAAAGTTGTCCTGCAGCTTTAAACCGTCTCCTCCTGCTTGTTGTTGGGTCAGAACTTCCAGGAGGAGATGTCCGTGCAGCCTGAAGGAGCTCAGTGGCTCCGCTGGAGTCTGGAGCAGGTCGCTCTCACTCTGGGCCAGCGTTTCCCCGACCGACACATCTGGGTGGTCCGAGCCTCCCGAATGTATCTGCACAAGTTCAGCTGCTACCACAACTTCGTGGAGAGCAACATGTTCGGGGCTCCGGAGCACTCGTCGTACTCACCTGAGACTGCAGCGTTCCGACACCTCAGGTATGTTCGATGTTTGACCCTTTTGCTCCAACTATCAGTAAGTGTGAGATGACGTTGTTCCAACTCCAGCAGCCTCCCCACCTCAAGTGCAGTCAATTATTTTGAACATATAATTTTACTTACACATAATCTGGTAGTTCAGCTGTTTAACCTGCGTTTGGCCACTTgagggcagcagaaacaaatcTTGAACACGTTATCACCTTTTAAGTTGATACAGGATGTTACGTTGGCAAATTGTTGCTTATTCACACATCCGCTGCtcaacattatcattcattcaGAGTGTCTGTATGTCCACATGATGACTGATTTTCTTTAAGCTCTTGTTTTGTTCTCCACCATCATCGAACATGACTGTGGTGCAGAATCAACACCTCAACCGTGTGAGCTTTACTAAAACTTTGCGGTGATTGTGTTAAAACAGTGTGACCGTTTCTGATCGCAGGTCTCTGCTGAGCCACGGCATGGAGCGAGCCAACCTGCCAAACCCCCTCCAGCCACAGGGAGGCGCTGACAGCGTCCCCTCAGGGTTTGCTCTGACGCTGGTGGGCTTCAGTAAAGGCTGCGTGGTCCTGAACCAGATGGTGTACGAGCTGTCGGGAGCCCGCGCCGACCCGCGGCTGTCCCACTTCATTAAACGCATCACCGACATGTACTGGCTGGATGGAGGCCACCCGGGAGGCAGCGAGACCTGGGTGACGGACAAGCAGGTGTTGAAGGAGTTCGCCTCCAGCGGCGTGTCGATCCACGCCCACGTGACCCCGTACGAGGTGTGCGACCCGATGCGGGCCTGGGTGGGCCGCGAGTACGGGTACTTCATCAAGACCCTGGACGAGTTCGGAGCCTGTCCCAGTAAGAAGCTCCACTTCGAGGACGAGCCCCCGTCCATCGAGAACCACTTCAGGGTCATCCAGGAGTTCTGAGTCCGAGCTGATCACCTGAACGTCTCTGAGCGCTGTAGATTATGTCTCCACAGTACAGAGTGAGGGTCTTAATCGCTGGTCTTACCTCATCTTTCTGTGATTAAGGGCTCAGAGTTTAGAGCGTTCGACAGATGATGCTGACTTTTACTGCTAAACGCACTTGATGCTCTCCTGTGGCCACGAGGAGGAACACGCAGGTATGAAAATGGTCTTCCTCCTTATTTATTCTTTAGGCTGAATATCACCTTTTACCTTTGATTCTGTGTTCGAgcggctgcagagctgctgaaaCATGACTGATTCATGTTGCCTCAGTTGGAGGGAATGACTTTAATGTCTGTAATGTAACGTAAAGTGTAATATTGTGACTTTCTGCTATGATTTTAATCTTAATGTCTGTTTGCCTGAAGCAGAGCAGCTTTTTACATTCTCCTCATACCTGCACGTGTTGAGCTACTTTTAGACGAGTGAATGTTTGAACGTCTGAACTTTAAACTTTCAGACTTCATCAGTCGGACTCTCAGCGGTGATTCTTGATTGTATTTAAAACGTGTGGCCggttaattatttaattaactTTGTCAGAGTTTAGATTATAGTTCTGTTGTCATTCCTTTAGTTTAATCCCAGTAGTGGATTGTTCTCTAATAGTTAGAGTTTCAGATAACAACACTATCTCACCTCAAGGTCCATTTAGTAACTGTTCTGGAGCTTTCGTTCTGATCACATGATCTGTTTTGAGCTGCGTAACACTCGATCACGTCGACCTTGAGGTGAGAGATTCTAGATTAGAAATAATTTGTTAAACTTGTTAATAGCTATTAACACTTCTCTTGTTATTGCACTTGATGTTAATTTGCTGTTTGATTGGATCTTTTTCTCACCTGttgtacatttttgtgttgaaaatacaccaaatgattgtttttataaatTGAGAGGTTTCTGATTAAAATCAGCGTTGTTCCAAAACCAACATCAGTATCAGAAATGCCTCTGATACGGCCTGAAATGTTGGATTACTGATCAGATATATGTGTAATTGATTAGCATCAGAACATACACCTGTATGCAATTTAACAACAAGCAACTTGTTTGCATGTTAGCCAACATTCATGTGttgatttttgtgttgtttttcagttctGACTGTCAAACTAGAAAATGAAGGAAACGTGTAAAGCACTTACTGTGTAGTATTACTACAGGCTAAACAATGATAGCAGTCTAATCTCATTCATACAGGGTTTAAAAATGGAATATAAATATAACTTAACACACTGGTAGCAGATTTACAGAAGCCCCGAGGGTCGAGTgaggactttttctttttttttctggtgatccattttcaaAGTCTAGAgtgatttaaattattttcactCCTGTGATTATGACTGAAGAACTGAAGAAAACAGGTTTGACACAATAATCTCTCGAACtccattctttttttcacttttttccccccggagaatttgttttcatattatcaaaaatgtttttctctatATTTGTGAAATCTTGTGAAATTTTTTTAGGACAGATTTTTTCCTCTAcatttgtgaaaacaagagaagaaTTTTTATGggagaattttttttcaagattatTTTAGTCTGctgaaaatgttcttctttCACGTATAAAAACATGCAAAGCCAAACATTTTGTGGGAGAATTTAAAATTTTTTCCACTTTTGTGTTAATTATGAAACCAATGAAAAAGTTTTCtcataagattttttttttcatgtttgaaaacATGCCAAACATTTTCCCCCATACGACcaaacacaaaatggaaaccaaatattttttattcaaatttttcCCACTTGAAtacttttgtgtttatttatgaaaCCAATTAAAAAGTTTGGCcagtgaaaatattttttttcatgtgtgaaaaaatgccaaacattgtTCTCCCTGATACATGTGATACCAAATGGAAACCAAACATTTTGTGGaagaattttaattttttgggttagggttctgaaaaaaaaaaaaagaaaattttttttcctttttgcacaggagaatttttgttttttacattacaaccaacttttttttcttttattgtcatcTGTGAAAAAATACGAGAACTTTTTCTATCATTGAAAACACGTAAAATAGAAATTCTCGTGTGatttttgttgtatgttttttttaaggataatTTCTTTTTCTACATGTTAAACCAagagaagacttttttttttaggggaaaatgtttttcatgcatgaaaactttttcttttattctttagaattttcttctttcttgtgtgaaaacatgcaaaaccaaacattttgtGAGAgaattttttcttcccttttctttcttcatgtgtgaatccaaaacaaagaaaaagtggtAGGAgaattttttcacatttttcatgagaccttttcattttcttttacaggagaaaatttttttgtgtgttagaccaaatggagaaaaaaaaagcatggcagcatattttttgtgtgttgagtGGATTTGTCTTTTCCCCAAGAgaatcatttttcatttaaacacaagagaagaaaataaaatagtttaAATTTATAGGTAATttagattaaaaagaaagaatcctCACTTgaccctcagggcttccgtacagATTGGTTCTCAGGCAGATACCCAAGTTCAAAAACTGAGAAGGAAAATCGTTATCTGAACATCTCCGGTTAAAATCGAACAAGTTGAAAATATGAATTAACAAGACGCTACATCTTAATTCTCTCATGtaaagttgttttgtgttgtcattGTGACAGAAACGCACATGTTGTACTCTACTTTCTGTTGACTGCAATAtgtaaaagtacaaatacttgCTAGTTGTATGAGAATGTGGCAGCATGTGTGTTAATCTGTGTGCGATGTATTCCAGTCTGATCTCTGTGAGCTTGCACTCAGTAGCATCTTTGCACTAAACTGACGGCTGTAACTCGTTCTGCTGAATGTAACTTCAGATCATTCCATGTTTTGGGCGGAGAAGGTGAACTTTCTTTAAAAGTTGTGTAGCAAGTGTTCAGCCAATGTAACATGAAGTGTTGTTGATTATCTGCTTGTTAACCTGTGTGCATGTCACTATGCTGTTTGTGCTGTTAACCAAAGATGGAGAGCGGGTTGTttcagcaggtggcagcagagtgTTAAAAACATCTGATCTGCAGTAAAATGGCTCAAAAACAAGACATGAAACACTCCATCAGATATTTTCTACAACCTTTAATGAGCTTTTTCAGTTTGCTTTGTGATGCTTACATATTAGCCTGCAGTTGATCAGAATACAATACAGAttatgtctctctctttttttttttttagtcatttCAGATGCAATCAGAATGctcatacattaaaaaaatataaaatgcaaaataaacaaacatctcGTGAACATTTCGTTGTGCTTGTGGCTGCTGGTTTGACTCCAACCTACAGTTTCCTTCAGTCGCACACGACAAACAGGAATGTTGTTGATACCAGTCGCCTGATGTCACTGCTGCTCCGCGTCTCGGCGGCCTGAATGTCGCTCAGACTGGTAGCTGCTGAGGATAACAGTACAATAGATGTACAAAATAACAAGATCAGCGGCGCTGCATCAGTCATGTTCAAGTGACAGACTGACAATGAGTGACGTCACTGCGGAACGAGTCCGTCTTCTCTCGAGGTTCAGCTACGAGTCAAGTCTTAAAATCTTGTTTTTACAACAGGAACAGGAAAAAGAAGCTTAACTTGTATCTGAGAAATGTTCCGATTCAAGTGACATCATTTCGGCCTGGATCGAGATTATTTCAAGACGCCGACACCTGAAAGAAACTGAGATGAAGCGAGATTCAAGCTTATTTCATTACAGATACGCCTCCCAGCTGCTTCTACAACAAGCGCGAGTAGAATCTGCCGACTGGCCGAGATGAAAATCTTCCAGTTTTGAAGGATGACAGCATACAGATGAGAGCATGGCCGTGGCTGGAGACGCCCAGCTCCGACACAAAGGCCATTGTTTTGTACCAGCTGCTGacgacaacaaacaaacaaacacacaatgtgGTCCGATTCTGTTTGGCCCCTCGGAACAAGAAGAGGAATGTTTCTCTGGAGGTTTGAGAGCGATCAGAATCTGCACTTTAAGGAGGTGAGGTCGTTTCAATGAAGGCAAATCCCGTGAATCAATAGCACCTCGTCACACAGCGGCTCTCTACGCTTCTGCTCTTTCTACACTGAAATCATCGTTTACACTTTCTCATCACCTAAAATCCTCTCACGTCTACATATCTTAACTCCCAACGTCACAACTTAAAGGAATAAtcgttcaacattttgggaaatatttaCCAAAGACTGAACTTTTTCCTCTGCCCTTCCTACAACACTGACACATTCCTAACTCCATCCAAGTATTTAAAAGGAGCAGTttgcacaaaaatgaaaattctgtcattatccACTCATGCTGAagaaaagtcaggtgaagttttgtagtccacaaaacatttctggagcttcgcagcgaaacagcgttgcagcgttCTGAAGTAGCTGGTgaaacaaaatggctccatacagcttgtagGATGTAATCCAAGTTTCCAGAAGctctgagatcccaaattgatttgaaaagacattatttacacccgtTTTGTAAGATGAAATCATCACCGTAGCCGCTAAGCTACAAGTGTTGAACACCTCAGGAGAGACGGCACGAGCTCAGACGCACCAACATTTGACAGCACGGAACGAGTCAACAGAGAAAGTTGGATTAACATGACTGACGATCAGCTACAGCTCACTTTTAGCTGAGTGCATGCTaacttttagctcagcagctacagtgaagatctCAGCTCATAAGAGAGTCTAAAAAAaccgttttttttaaatctatttggGACCTCGGGGGCTTCAGGTGACTTGGTTAACACCAGACGACTTGTAAGGAGCCATGTTGGTccccagctgcttcagttgtttctgagaatgctgcaacactgttttgctgtgaagctccagaaatgttttgtggactgtgaAACGTCACCCAGCTGTCCAGCCGCATTGTGCCGAGTCAATAACGactaaatctttattttttgggtgaacagtTTTTACGTAATTTccaaactgtccctttaaacgctTCTTCTCACGCCCAACACATCCCCAACTCCATCAAAGACTTTGTTCATCTTCCTCCTTCTGACTAAACCATCTGACTCACTTCCACATTCGCTTTACTTCCCAGCACCACCTTAAATCCTCTGTCCTTTCATCCACCCACTCCTCGACGGTCAAACATCTCCATTTATTTCTCATTAACAGCATCgtcttgttttaaataaacaccTTAATCATCTGAAGTCTCCCGATATAATCACAACACTTCCTTATAAGACACGTGAGCACATtatttacataaaaatataaagtatGAGTCCAgcacataaataataataataataataataatagtaggCCTCTAACATTAAGAATACACAACACAGTGAGCGGAGAGTGAGCAGCATGCCctgagatgaaaacaacaggaaTAAATCACTTCAGGCGCCCGGACCCGACAGAACCAGAGTAGCTTTATAGACACGGCACTCTGAATGGCTTTGGTGAACCTCTCAGACTTTTAGAAATACTTCTGTACGTGTGCTGCTGAAGTAAGAAGTGCTAATATGGTGTTCTCCTCTGCCAGCTAACAAAGAGGAACCAACAGCTCGCTGGGGTGAGGACATCATTTGAGTAAGAGCGGGTGTGGCTGCTGATCGGTGGAATGACTCACCGACACTCTGAGCCGTTACAGTTTAAAGTTTCTATCTCAAAATGTCATGAATGTGAAGATTTGTTGCAGTTTAAGCCAATAAATGTGATGATAACCTGAACACAAACAGCCTCTCGGTTCTTTGGAAGGGGAATGAATGTAATCTAAAACCCTGAGCTAGTTTTAAACACTTGTGCTACTGCAGGGAAACATACGAGGAATGTAACGAAGCCTCCCGTCTCGCCTCTGTTCAGCTTGAACGTGAATTACAGAAACAGCGCGGGTAGAACGAGACGGAGCTGCGATGCAGACagcaaaaaaatgcaaataaggATGTTATCACACTTCCTCATTGCAGAGAAACTCTGTTCTGCTGAAGCACAAGTGCAACTCAACACTAAGAACACTTCTGGTTTTAAGGCAGAGCGTCGTTAACTTTTACGCGTTGTGAGAAAATTAAGAGACGTGTTGCATAGATTTCCCTACAAATACTCCACTAGCCTTCATCATcacaggaatttttttttttagagattttAACAATCAATCGTATTAAATACTTCAGGTTAAACACGGCGCATTAATCGCAACATACTGTacaattttcacactttttaacAGCGGTGATCAGAGACGGATCTCAGAATATTTAGCTGGTTATCTTTGGTCTGAGTGGTCGATCTTCTGCAGATTAGTGGAATATAAACATCATAAGTACTTTGAGTGGCGGGCAGCAGACAGCTGGTACTCTGGAGGCTTAAAAGACTTTAAAAGCTCCCTCTCCCCTTTTTAGATTTGACTTGCTCAAAAGTCACCGTCTACAGCAGCCGGCGTTTCCTCGTCGAAGCGAAACCTTTTTGCGTGAGAGTGAGGCGACTCCAGGAAGTTCTCCTTGTCTTCGGGGTCTTCGGGCGGGGCGGCCCACTTGGTGCCGCAGCTCCTCTCGCGGACGGTGCGGGTGGCGGCGGCGGGGTCGGGGCTCAGACAGAACTGCTGCCACAGCCAGGGGTGGCTCATACACTCGGCAGCGCTGGGCCGGTCCCTGAGGTCCAAACACAACGGAAACACTCAGAATCCAGTTTGATTTCTTTTACATACATCATGTGAGTGTTCAGACTCCGGCTCTACTCACTCTGGAGCTTTGACCAGCAGCTTGCGGATGAAGTCCACAGCCAGCTCTGACACTCTGGAGAAGGCCTCCCTGCTGTAATCCACGTTGACCTGGGACACGTTCAGAAACGTCTCCTGCTTGTCGTCTCCGGCGAACGGAGACTCGCCCGTCACCAGCATGTAGGCGATCACACCCACACTcctgaggaacacacacacacacacacacggatgaaGGAGACGCGCTCACAAGGTCTCACTCAGTTAATAATCctgtgagaaaacacaagtCCTGCTTTCATCATTTCACTGAGAACAAAGGTGATCATTAAAATAATTACCCAGACTGTAAACAGTTATTAGCGTGGCAGAGTTTGTTTGTGGCTTTACAAACTGAAATGGATCGGCTTCGGTTTCATTTACAAATCATTTGGGTTAAGAGTAAAAATGAGAGTGAGATAAAATCCCTGGTAAAGATCGTCTGACGGTCAGAGTGACAAATGGAGGATGGAGGGGTCAGAAGCAGACGGGTGGGAGGGCTCGGGtccacagacaggcagacaaacGCCGACTGTGCACGGAAAGTAAAAACGGAGCACgttggttttgattgacagctgctaACACTATGGTAACAGAAGGCATGACGACACAGTCTGCACCTACAACTGTCTCCGTTATCAAAGTTTCCGTCTGATAAATCTCAGGATAGACGAGCACAGCCTGAACAAGCTTCTTCTCGAAGCCCCGACCGATCTGAAAATATGCCACCAgcatctttattttactttaaatcTCCACAACGAAGACTTTGATAACGGCTGAACATCCTCCAACATAAACTCACTGCAGGTTTTGCAAAAACGTGCTCACCATAAGTCAGTCGCTGTTGTGATTGGCTCATAATTCAAGATCTCTGGAGCTGAAAAGACATGAAAGAAGAAGTCAGGTTTCATTCA from Sparus aurata chromosome 9, fSpaAur1.1, whole genome shotgun sequence encodes:
- the c9h2orf69 gene encoding mitochondrial protein C2orf69 homolog, with product MLAARAVAVGFTLIAVAKTMTSVAATSSETRGLHASASRDAGSGSPRQRLQKLLAVPGYNPSRVNDLLLLRPETDGQSGAESKEKSSNRHVVFFHGDIQNFQEEMSVQPEGAQWLRWSLEQVALTLGQRFPDRHIWVVRASRMYLHKFSCYHNFVESNMFGAPEHSSYSPETAAFRHLRSLLSHGMERANLPNPLQPQGGADSVPSGFALTLVGFSKGCVVLNQMVYELSGARADPRLSHFIKRITDMYWLDGGHPGGSETWVTDKQVLKEFASSGVSIHAHVTPYEVCDPMRAWVGREYGYFIKTLDEFGACPSKKLHFEDEPPSIENHFRVIQEF